Genomic segment of Pseudomonadota bacterium:
GCCGAAGGATGTCCAATGGCGGTCAGTCCATAGCGCCCCACCGGCGTTGGCGCGGCGTTCCACCAAGTCCGAGATCTTCGAGACCGGGATCAAGGTCATCGATGTGCTCGTGCCGCTCGAGCGCGGCGGCAAGGCAGGCTTGTTCGGCGGCGCGGGCGTGGGCAAGACGGTGCTGCTCACCGAGATGATCCACAACATGATCGGGCACCACGAGGGAGTGAGCATCTTCTGCGGCATCGGCGAACGCTGCCGCGAAGGAGAGGAGCTCTACCGTGAGATGAAGGAGGCGGGCGTCCTGCCGAACATGGTGATGGTGTTCGGGCAGATGAACGAGCCGCCGGGCAGCCGGTTCCGCGTGGGGCACGCGGCCCTGACGATGGCCGAGTATTTCCGAGACGACGAGCATCGCGACGTCCTGCTGCTCGTCGACAACATCTTTCGGTTCATCCAGGCCGGCATGGAGGTGTCCGGCCTGATGGGGCAGATGCCATCGCGGCTGGGCTACCAGCCGACCATGGGCACCGAGTTGTCGCGGCTCGAGGAGCGCATCGCCAACACCGACACCGGGGCCATCACCTCCATCCAGGCGGTGTACGTGCCGGCAGACGATCTGACCGACCCGGCGGCGGTGCACACGTTCTCGCACCTCTCGGCGTCCATCGTGCTTTCGCGCAAGCGGGCCAGCCAAGGGCTCTTCCCGGCCATCGACCCGCTGCAATCCAGCTCCAAGATGGCCACGCCCGGCATCGTCGGCGAACGGCACTATCTGCTGGCGCAGGAGATCCGGCGGACGCTCGCGCAATACGCGGAGCTCAAGGACATCATCGCCATGCTCGGCCTGGAGCAGCTTTCGCCGGAGGACCGCAGCGTGGTCGCCCGAGCCCGCCGCCTGGAACGGTTTCTCACACAGCCATTCTTCGCCACCGAGCAGTTCAGCGGGATCAAGGGGCAAACCGTCAGCCTCAAAGACGCGCTGGACGGCTGCGAGCGCATCCTTCGCGATGAGTTCAAAGACCACCCGGAGAGCGCCCTCTACATGATCGGGGCGATCGACGAAGCGAAAGGAAAAACCAAGGCCCAAAAGCCCGCACCGGAGGTCGCCCATGCCGCAGCCGACGCTCATGCATCTTAAGTTGCTGCTGCCGTTTCGGGTCTTCGCCGAGGAGACCGGCGTGTCGCGCATCGTCGCGGAGACGAGCGAGGGTTCGTTTGGACTTCTGGCACACCGACTCGACTGCGTCGCGGCGCTCGCACCGGGAATTCTGATCTACGAGACCGAAGCTAAAGGAGAGGTCTACGTGGCCGTGGACGAGGGAGTGTTGGTCAAGAGCCATTTGGATGTCCTCGTCTCCGTCCGCAACGCGATTGCAGGCGCGGACCTCGGCCAACTGCGCGAGGCGGTGGAGCGGGAGTTTCTGACCCTGACCGACCGCGAGGAGAGCGTTCGCTCGGTGCTCGCCAGAATGGAGAGCGGTTTCTTAAGCCGCCTCGCGGAGTTCCACCGTGAGTGACGACTCGAGGAACAAGGGCGCCAAGGGCCCGACTGCCTTCAGCCGCGAGGTCGGCGCGAAGGCGTCGCGAAAGCTTCGGGCGCGACGCAACCATGCGCACGGCGTCTGGTTTGGTTTGGGCATGATGGGGCTCATCGGTTGGTCGGTGGTCGTGCCGACGCTACTCGGTGCGGCGTTGGGCATCTGGCTGGACAACCGGCATCCGGCAAACCACTCCTGGACGCTGTCGCTGCTGATCATCGGTCTGGTCATCGGTTGTTTGAACGCCTGGTACTGGGTGCGGAAGGAAGAGAAGGCCAGCGACTGCTTCCGCTGGACGAAGGCTGGCGACGCGAGCTGGCCGAACGAGCCTGGCCGACGAAGAGCTTGCCCGAGGTCATGGGTGGTGGCGGCGCGACCTTGCGTGCGCTCATCCGAGAATATCTATTCGTTTCGCTTTTCCGTGCGTGCGCCGAATCTCTCGCAAGCGAGAACGCGAGCCGTTTGGCGGCGATGCAACGCGCCGATAGGAACATCGAAGAGTTGCTGGAGGACCTCAACGGGATATTCCACCGTTTGCGTCAGAGCAGAATCGACGAAGAGCTGTTCGACGTGGTCTCCGGCTTCGAGGCGCTCTCCTCAGAAGTGAAGCTGAACAGCGGCGACCACGCGGGTGCTGTTCGACAGAATGAAGGAGTGGCGGGCCGGGTGGAACGGCCCGACCCAGTCCGACGAGGACGGCCTGTTCGTTCGAATTGATCGATACCCCCCGTGTCATTCTGATGGAACACGTCGATGTCCGAGCGACGGCCGCGGCCGCAACCTGCCGAAAGCACTTGCAGCGTCCTTGTGGCACGAAAGCTGCTCAGGAAACACGCTGACTTTCGGCCGGTGACCCCGGGGGGGCCGGCCGAGTTCCCGCCGGGAGCTCGGAGGGCGTTCATCGAAACCGAAAGTCACATTTTACCATTCGCGGGCGCCCGATCCGATTGGGGAGCACGCACGACCGCCGCAAAGGAGAACGCCATGAGCAACGAGGAAGGGAAGCCGTTCCACTGGATGCACATCGTGCGAGTCCTGGACTCGATCGGGGTTCGGGTCATCGCGCCTTGGAGCCGGGATCGGGAGGCGCTAGTTGCGCGGGCGCCCCGCTCCTTCGAGTCCGCCATGGGCGTGCCCGACGATCTCACCGCGAGCCTGAAGCCCGACAGGCACCACGCCTGGCACGCGACGATCAGCGGCCCCGGCGGGTTCGCGGTGATGTTTCTCCTTCGGACGGCCCAGTTGAATGCGCAGGCCGATGAAGCGCGCCTATGGCACGGGAACTGCAAACCAACACTACGGACCACGAGATCGCGAGCTTCGATCGAAAGAGGAGGATGCAGCCATGAGGCTTTCTGACGGAAACATGCGCGGGAAGACAGTGATCGGTTCGGACGGGCTGGAGGTCGGCGAGGTCGCCGCGCTGTTCCTCGACAGCGAGGCCTGGCGCGTGGAGTCGCTCCAGGTCAAGCTGCACAAGGACATCGCCGACAGGCTCGGCGCGAACCGCGGGGTATTCCACGCCGGGGCGCTCGAGATCCCGGTCCGGATGGTGCAGTCCGTCGGCGACGCCGTCGTCCTGACGGCGGCGGTGGATGACCTGCGGCAAGTCCTGCCGCGCGAGGACGAACCCGAACCCGCCTAGCAGTTCAGGCCCGAAGTTCCAGGACCCCGCCGAAGTCGCGGACGAGCGCGTCGACGAGCGTCGGCGAGTCGGCGCGGGGCCCCCGGTCTCGCTC
This window contains:
- the atpD gene encoding F0F1 ATP synthase subunit beta produces the protein AVQDTGGPLMAPVGKGTLSRMFDVFGNAIDREAAPKDVQWRSVHSAPPALARRSTKSEIFETGIKVIDVLVPLERGGKAGLFGGAGVGKTVLLTEMIHNMIGHHEGVSIFCGIGERCREGEELYREMKEAGVLPNMVMVFGQMNEPPGSRFRVGHAALTMAEYFRDDEHRDVLLLVDNIFRFIQAGMEVSGLMGQMPSRLGYQPTMGTELSRLEERIANTDTGAITSIQAVYVPADDLTDPAAVHTFSHLSASIVLSRKRASQGLFPAIDPLQSSSKMATPGIVGERHYLLAQEIRRTLAQYAELKDIIAMLGLEQLSPEDRSVVARARRLERFLTQPFFATEQFSGIKGQTVSLKDALDGCERILRDEFKDHPESALYMIGAIDEAKGKTKAQKPAPEVAHAAADAHAS
- a CDS encoding F0F1 ATP synthase subunit epsilon, coding for MPQPTLMHLKLLLPFRVFAEETGVSRIVAETSEGSFGLLAHRLDCVAALAPGILIYETEAKGEVYVAVDEGVLVKSHLDVLVSVRNAIAGADLGQLREAVEREFLTLTDREESVRSVLARMESGFLSRLAEFHRE
- a CDS encoding PRC-barrel domain-containing protein, with translation MRLSDGNMRGKTVIGSDGLEVGEVAALFLDSEAWRVESLQVKLHKDIADRLGANRGVFHAGALEIPVRMVQSVGDAVVLTAAVDDLRQVLPREDEPEPA